From Parasteatoda tepidariorum isolate YZ-2023 chromosome 1, CAS_Ptep_4.0, whole genome shotgun sequence, one genomic window encodes:
- the LOC107453479 gene encoding heat shock transcription factor, Y-linked-like — protein MKFPEKLWCIVNNCKSGAIGWTNNGDSIFLVYEIFKQEFLSGENAAFKTNNINSFVRQLNLYGFKKCNRFNEELHEFKQPFFIRNRKDLLYKIHRKPGSPYDAKPDNFSTVSKSKVPLEDKHNSTLCGLANSTPKNCKISTLDLSRNDNEKSKHSSSNHFLEVSAPYHSYVQNGWLPADAAFYNSEKSKSGFPNEVENKENAYCNQSAENDYVPYNLDISPNAYIFVVPSYALQLPPFTNQDIFNSLMHFMVYPTMGLRS, from the exons aTGAAGTTTCCTGAAAAATTATGGTGCATAGTTAATAACTGTAAAAGTGGAGCCATCGGATGGACTAATAATGgcgattcaatatttttagtctatgaaatatttaaacaagaatttttgaGTGGAGAAAATGCTGCTTTCAAAACTAACAATATCAATAGTTTTGTTCGGCAGCTAAATTTATATGGTTTTAAGAAATGCAATAGATTTAATGAAGAGCTACACGAGTTTAAGCAACCCTTCTTTATCAGGAATCGAAAAGATTTATTGTACAAAATTCACAGAAAACCTGGATCTCCCTATGACGCAAAACCAGACAATTTTTCAACCGTTTCAAAGAGcaaa GTTCCACTCGAAGACAAACATAATTCTACTCTTTGTGGACTTGCAAATTCGACGCCAAAGAACTGCAAAATTTCGACTCTAGATTTAAGTAGGAACGACAACGAAAAGTCTAAACACTCTTCATCAAACCATTTCTTAGAAGTTTCGGCACCTTATCATTCTTACGTTCAAAATGGCTGGCTACCTGCTGATGCGGCATTTTATAATTCTGAGAAGTCGAAATCAGGATTTCCGAATGAAgttgaaaacaaagaaaatgctTATTGTAACCAGTCAGCCGAAAATGACTATGTTCCATACAATTTGGATATATCTCCTAACGCATATATATTTGTTGTGCCTAGTTACGCTCTTCAGCTACCTCCATTTACAAATcaagacatttttaatagtcTTATGCACTTTATGGTTTATCCCACCATGGGATTAAGATCGTAA